From the genome of Streptomyces ficellus:
CCAGTAGACCCAGCGGCCCACGGCCTGGAGCTCGTTGGGCGTGCAGCCGGAGCCGATGGCGAGGGCGGGCGAGGTGGCCTTCGACTTCATGTCGTACCAGGAGACGGTGCCGGGTGCGGCGGGGTCGGACATCCAGAAGGTGGTGCCCCAGACCGTGGAGGCGGCCTTGCCGTCGAACCGGCGGGTGTTGTTCGGTGCCTGGAGGTCGCCGGCGTACTGAGTGGTGGCGGTGCCGGACGCGACGTACCGGCCGGACCCGCCGGACAGCCGTCCGTACATGCCGGCGGCGTGCGCGCCCGGGGCGGCGAGGACGTCGCTGCCGGTCTGGTGGGCGGACTCGCCGTTGCCGAGGGGGACCAGGGCGTCGACGGTGCCGGGTACCGGCCGGTCCAGCACCCGGTTGCCCGCCGTGGGGGTGCCGGTGAGGGCGAGCGAGTGCTCGTACAGCGCCGGGCTCGATGACCCGTCGGAGGTCGCCCGGTAGTGCAGCGTCCCGGCGCCCAGGGTGAGACCGTCCACGGTCGTCGACGCGGTCGGGACGTCGCTGACCTTGGTGACCTGCGGCGCGCCGTTGGCGTCGAGACTGATCCGGCGGACCGCCCAGTCCGTCGCGCCGGTGCCGCCGGTGACGAGCAGGCTGCCGTCGGGCGCGGCCTGCGGCCGCGCGGCGGAGTGCGCCAGCAGGAAGCGGGGCTGGCCGCCGCCCACGGGGATGGCTTGGAGCCGTACACCCGGCAGATCGGCGTTCCAGGACTCGGGCGTCCAGCCGAACACGATCCAGTCGCCGATCACCGTCTCCCAGCCCCGGAAGAACTGGTATCCGTGCGGCGGCTTCGGGAGCTGCGTCACCACGGGCGTGGCCATCGGGTCGGCGCGCGGCACCGTGCGGAGCTCGTTCGCGTTGTCGCCGCCGTACCGGTCCATCAGGTGCCGGTCACCGAACTGTTCGAGGTCCACGTCCCCGTGGTCGGGCATCTCCCGCAGCTCGGCGGTGGCGTAGTCGACGAGGTACTCCTTCTCGACCGCCCCGTCGGGGCCGGCCAGGAACACCACCGCGCCCTTGCTCGTCAGGTCGTACGCGGTGCCGTCCATCAGCTTGAGGCCCTGGGGCACACCCGTCACCGGCCGCTCGACAGGCCTGCCGTCCTGCATCGTCACGACCGCGAGGGCGGTCAGCGAGCCGTCCGCCGCCGACCGTGCCACCAGGACCGAGTCGGCGGTGAAGCCCTTGGTCCAGCTCGCGCCCTCCGGCACCTCCACCTTCCGCACCCCGCCGGAGCCCAGCGTGGTGACGCTGACCGTCCGGGGCGCGCCCGGGGTCGCGGGGTCGAGGGCGGCGCGCATGCCGCCGTACCCGCTGCCGGTGGCCGTCAGCGGGGTGGTCGCGCCGGTGGCGTACTCCGTCCAGAGGGTGCCGGTGGTGCCCTCCCGCTGGTGCAGGTGACCGGTGGCGCCCGCCTCGACCACGGTGTCGGCGCGCGGCTGGTAGCGCACGGGCGCGGGCAGGACGACCTCGGCGGCCGGGCCGTCCGCCGCGAGCGCCGCGCCCGGGAAGAGCGGCACGAGGGTGCCGGCGAGGGCGACGGACAGGGCGACGGACGCGCCGGAGCGGGTCAGGGCGTGACGTGGCAAGGATCCCCCCAGGAACCTGGATCTCGAAGGGCGGGGAGGTACACGGCAGCGCACTCCGCTGAGCTCTTCGGCCCGGCCCCCGGGCCGTGTCCCCCACCGCAAGAGGGTCGGATCGTAACAGCCGCCCCATCAGCACCGGAACGCTCTTTCGAACGGGCATGACGAAGGGCGGCCACCCGCCGGTGGCCGCCCTCGTGCCGTGGGGGGTTCAGCAGCTCAGGTTGGAGCCCGTCGGGACGCCCAGGATCTGGGTGAAGCGCTGGTAGTTGTTGATCCGGCTCTGGACCTGGGCGGGGTTCTTGCCGTCGCACTCCAGGTAGCCGTTGATGGAGCGGATCGTCTGGCCGAAGCCGGCGCCGTTCACCATGGCGTTGTGGGGGGTCATGGTGCCGGGGCCGTTCTGGGTGTTCCAGTACCAGAGCCCGGTCTTCCAGGCGACTGCCGGCTCGCGCTCGACGCGGTGGGGGTTGTTGAGCAGGTCGATGCCGAGCGCGTCGCCCGCGGCCTTGTAGTTGAAGTTCCAGCTGAGCTGGATCGGGCCGCGGCCGTAGTAGGCGGCCTGGCCGGCCGGGCAGCCGTAGGGCTGAGCGCGGTCGCAGTAGTGCGGGTAGTTGGCGGTGTTCTGCTCGACGACGTGGACCAGGCCGCCGGTCTCGTGGCTGACGTTGGCGAGGAAGGCGGCGGCCTCCTGCTTCTTGACCGTGTCAGTGCCGGTCTTGGCGAAGCCGGGGTAGGCGCTCAGCGCGGCGGTGAGGCCGCTGTAGGTGTAGAAGGAGTTCCGGTTCGGGAACATCTGGTTGAACTGGGCCTCGCTCACGACGAAGCCGGACGGGTCCGGGTCGGGGTTGCCGCCGCCCCCGCCGCACGCGCCCTGGTCGGACCAGACGTCGGCGGAGCCGGGGCGCTCGTTCTGGGTCCACCACTTGGCGAGCCAGTTGCGGCCGTTGTACGAGGCGGTCTTGCCGCCCGTGTAGACGGTGGAGGAGCTCCACGGCGTCGCGCACGCGGCGGCCGACGCGGTGGAGGCGGGGAGGACGACGGCCAGGCCGACGGCCGTGGCGAGAGCGGCGAACAGGGTCAACAGGCGTCGCAACATGGGGGAGTTGCCCTTCCGTGGGAGTGGTCCATACGGAAGCGCGAATGGTCTGCACCTGTCAAGGTCTAGACCAAGATGCGGGGTGGACCAGCTGCACAGCCGCCTGCCCCTCCGTGACGGCTCTGGCATGCTCTTCCCACGTGGAGCCCCTGAGTGCTGAAGACCCTGTCCGGATCGGCCCGTTCCGCCTGCTCGGCCGGCTCGGCTCCGGCGGCATGGGCCGGGTGTACCTGGCCCGGTCGGCCGGTGGCCGCACCGTCGCGGTGAAGGTCGTGCACGCCGAGCTGGCCGCGCAGGACGAGTTCCGGCGCCGCTTCGCCCGCGAGGTCGCCGCGCTGGAGAAGGTCGGGGGCGCCGGCACCGCGCCCGTGCTCGGCTCGGACACCGGGGCCGGGGCGCCCTGGGTCGCCATCGCGTACGTCGCCGGGCCGCCCCTGCGCACCGTGGTCGGCGGCGAGTACGGGCCGCTGCCCCCGGCGTCCGTGCGGTCGCTGGCCGCCGGGCTGGCCGGCGCCCTGGAGCACGTCCACGCCGCCGGGCTGGTCCACCGGGACCTCAAGCCCGCGAACGTCCTGCTCACCGTCGACGGACCGCGCATCATCGACTTCGGCATCGCCCGCGCGGTCGACACCGTCACCGACGGCGGCCTGACCAGTACCGGCGCACTCGTCGGATCACCCGGCTACATGTCGCCCGAACAGGTGCGGGGCGAGCGGCTCACCCCCGCGTCGGACGTGTTCTGCCTCGGCTCCGTCCTCGTCTACGCGGCGACCGGACGTCCCCCCTTCGGTGCCGCGGACAGCGGCGTCCACGCCACGATGTTCCGCATCGCCCACGACGAGCCGGACCTCACCGGGCTGCCCGCCGAACTGGACGAACTCGTGCGCGGCTGCCTCGCCAAGGACCCGGCCGCCCGCCCCACCGCCGCCCACCTGGCCGCGCACGTCGAGGCCGCCGACCCGTGGCTGCCCGCCGGGCTGCTCGCCCAGCTCGGCCGCCTCGCCGCCCGGCTCCTGGACGAGGACGGCGGTCCGGACCAGGAGGGCCCCACCGCCCGCGACGGTGCCACCGGCGCAGAGGGCTCGGCGGCCCGGGACGGCGCCGCGACCGAGGGCCGCACGACCGGGGGTGACGCGAACGGGGGTGACGCGAACGGGGACGCGCCGACCGGGCCGGCCGCCGTGGCGGAACCACCGGGCCGGCCCCGCCCGCGCCCGCGCCGGGGGCGGCGGCGGCTCGTGGCCGGCGTCGTCGCGGTCGTCGCCGCCGCCGCGGTCGCCGTGGCGTACGCGACGGCCGGCCACTGGGACTGGCCGGGCCGACCGGGGGGCGGGACCACCACGGCCGGGGACGAGCAGCCCGGCAACGTCGTCCCCGCCGCGTTCCTCGGCGCCTGGGAGGGCGTCCTCAAGGGCACCGACACCGCCCCGTACGAGACCGCCCGCATCGAGATCACCAAGGGCCGGCCGGGCGACAAGGCGGGGGTGTACGTCCATGTCGCGGGTGAACGGCTCTGCATGGGACGGTCGACGCTCGTCTCGGCGGACGACGACACGATCGTGTTCGGGGAGAGCGACGTGACCACGAGCGTGCCCGCCGGCCGCTGCACGCCCGCCGCGCACCAGAAGCTCACCGTCCGGTCCCCGGACGTCCTCCAGTGGTCGTCGGGCGCCGCGAGCGCCACGTTCCGCAGGGCGCGGTCGGGCCCGGAGGCGGTACCGGCGGCGCTCGTCGGGCACTGGGACGACGTCCCGCACCCGGACGTGGCCGACCCGAACCAGGACCTCTACAGCCACGAGGTGATCATCACGCAGGGCCCGGTCGGAGCGCCGCTCGTCCGGTTCGAGCAGAGCTTCCCGCTGACCGACGAGGAGACCGGCGAGCCGCTGCCCGGCGGCGACACGGTCAACTGCGCCTCGACGGCCGTACTCGGCGGTGCGGGCACCCTGCTGGTCGTCGGCCCGGCGACCCCGGACACCGCCGCCTCCGACCGCGCGTGCTCGCCGTCCGGGGCGTCCAGCAACCTGCGGATCCAGCGCGTCGGCGGCGAGGACCGGCTGCTGCTGTACGGGATGGACGCGGACGGGGAGCCCGGCGAGTTCTCCAAGGAGAAGTGACCGGGCTCCCCGTCCGTACGGCGGCCGACCTGGTTTACAGGAAGGAGTTGATCTCGATCGTCTCGGTACGGCCGGGGCCGACACCGATCGCGGAGATCGGCGCGCCCGACATCTCCTCCAGCGCCTTCACGTAGGCCTGCGCGTTCTTCGGCAGGTCGGAGAAGGTCTTCGCCTTGCTGATGTCCTCGGACCAGCCGGGCAGGTACTCGTAGACCGGCTTCGCGTGGTGGAAGTCCGTCTGCGAGTACGGCAGCTCCTCGACGCGCTTGCCGTCGATCTCGTACGCGACGCAGACCGGGATCTGCTCCCAGCCGGTGAGCACGTCGAGCTTGGTGAGGAAGAAGTCGGTCAGGCCGTTGACGCGGGTGGCGTACCGGGCGATGACCGCGTCGAACCAGCCGCAGCGGCGGTCACGGCCGGTGGTGACGCCCCGCTCGCCGCCGATGCGGCGCAGCGCCTCGCCGTCCTCGTCGAACAGCTCGGTCGGGAACGGGCCGGCGCCCACGCGGGTGGTGTACGCCTTGAGGATGCCGATGACCCGGCTGATCTTCGTGGGGCCGACGCCCGCGCCGGTGCAGGCACCGCCGGAGGTCGGGTTGGAGGAGGTCACGAAGGGGTACGTGCCGTGGTCGACGTCCAGGAGGGTGCCCTGGCCGCCTTCGAAGAGGACGACCTTGCCC
Proteins encoded in this window:
- a CDS encoding FG-GAP-like repeat-containing protein; this encodes MPRHALTRSGASVALSVALAGTLVPLFPGAALAADGPAAEVVLPAPVRYQPRADTVVEAGATGHLHQREGTTGTLWTEYATGATTPLTATGSGYGGMRAALDPATPGAPRTVSVTTLGSGGVRKVEVPEGASWTKGFTADSVLVARSAADGSLTALAVVTMQDGRPVERPVTGVPQGLKLMDGTAYDLTSKGAVVFLAGPDGAVEKEYLVDYATAELREMPDHGDVDLEQFGDRHLMDRYGGDNANELRTVPRADPMATPVVTQLPKPPHGYQFFRGWETVIGDWIVFGWTPESWNADLPGVRLQAIPVGGGQPRFLLAHSAARPQAAPDGSLLVTGGTGATDWAVRRISLDANGAPQVTKVSDVPTASTTVDGLTLGAGTLHYRATSDGSSSPALYEHSLALTGTPTAGNRVLDRPVPGTVDALVPLGNGESAHQTGSDVLAAPGAHAAGMYGRLSGGSGRYVASGTATTQYAGDLQAPNNTRRFDGKAASTVWGTTFWMSDPAAPGTVSWYDMKSKATSPALAIGSGCTPNELQAVGRWVYWSCAQGAKAGVWDQKSRVSTPVPFGEAQLGDGFLVRKDKAAGKLTLTDFHTGVPSAVTTNDFASVPADADWSVDKFGGHVAFTDAQERIHVKPVTVPRSPIGFSEERVDASVLNLANGKDNIWHAAWQLTRPATRATLEIKNPAGTTVATLVAGDRKGAQVALAWDGRGADGKPVPAAHYTWTLSADPGDGSGPRAVRTGVIQVADVHRPFRDYDGDGIGEVFARAGDRITAHEPVKGTSTTSTGWTGINHVVPFGDLDGDDCDDILVRTTAGDLYRHSGTCGGVPAPGSPKAKIGAGFNAFDALLNSGDLTGDGRPDLLARVRSTGDLYLYADNAAGGIRGGVKIAGKWTGLTLIGAGDLAGDGHPYLLARDAAGDLWRYKSTGTGAFHARTLVFSDWGAGRDAIIGAGDVDGDGKLDLVSRDTNGKLLRNSGRGDGTFGSTVQIGTGWGARGALS
- a CDS encoding glycoside hydrolase family 19 protein, producing the protein MLRRLLTLFAALATAVGLAVVLPASTASAAACATPWSSSTVYTGGKTASYNGRNWLAKWWTQNERPGSADVWSDQGACGGGGGNPDPDPSGFVVSEAQFNQMFPNRNSFYTYSGLTAALSAYPGFAKTGTDTVKKQEAAAFLANVSHETGGLVHVVEQNTANYPHYCDRAQPYGCPAGQAAYYGRGPIQLSWNFNYKAAGDALGIDLLNNPHRVEREPAVAWKTGLWYWNTQNGPGTMTPHNAMVNGAGFGQTIRSINGYLECDGKNPAQVQSRINNYQRFTQILGVPTGSNLSC
- a CDS encoding serine/threonine-protein kinase, with amino-acid sequence MEPLSAEDPVRIGPFRLLGRLGSGGMGRVYLARSAGGRTVAVKVVHAELAAQDEFRRRFAREVAALEKVGGAGTAPVLGSDTGAGAPWVAIAYVAGPPLRTVVGGEYGPLPPASVRSLAAGLAGALEHVHAAGLVHRDLKPANVLLTVDGPRIIDFGIARAVDTVTDGGLTSTGALVGSPGYMSPEQVRGERLTPASDVFCLGSVLVYAATGRPPFGAADSGVHATMFRIAHDEPDLTGLPAELDELVRGCLAKDPAARPTAAHLAAHVEAADPWLPAGLLAQLGRLAARLLDEDGGPDQEGPTARDGATGAEGSAARDGAATEGRTTGGDANGGDANGDAPTGPAAVAEPPGRPRPRPRRGRRRLVAGVVAVVAAAAVAVAYATAGHWDWPGRPGGGTTTAGDEQPGNVVPAAFLGAWEGVLKGTDTAPYETARIEITKGRPGDKAGVYVHVAGERLCMGRSTLVSADDDTIVFGESDVTTSVPAGRCTPAAHQKLTVRSPDVLQWSSGAASATFRRARSGPEAVPAALVGHWDDVPHPDVADPNQDLYSHEVIITQGPVGAPLVRFEQSFPLTDEETGEPLPGGDTVNCASTAVLGGAGTLLVVGPATPDTAASDRACSPSGASSNLRIQRVGGEDRLLLYGMDADGEPGEFSKEK
- a CDS encoding adenylosuccinate synthase produces the protein MPALVLLGAQWGDEGKGKATDLLGGSVDYVVRYQGGNNAGHTVVVGDQKYALHLLPSGILSPGCTPVIGNGVVVDPAVLLSELSGLNERGVDTSKLLISGNAHLITPYNVTLDKVTERFLGKRKIGTTGRGIGPTYADKINRVGIRVQDLYDESILEQKVEAALEQKNQLLAKVFNRRAIEPGRIVEEMLQYAEQIRPFVADTTLILNNAIDEGKVVLFEGGQGTLLDVDHGTYPFVTSSNPTSGGACTGAGVGPTKISRVIGILKAYTTRVGAGPFPTELFDEDGEALRRIGGERGVTTGRDRRCGWFDAVIARYATRVNGLTDFFLTKLDVLTGWEQIPVCVAYEIDGKRVEELPYSQTDFHHAKPVYEYLPGWSEDISKAKTFSDLPKNAQAYVKALEEMSGAPISAIGVGPGRTETIEINSFL